One segment of Falco peregrinus isolate bFalPer1 chromosome 4, bFalPer1.pri, whole genome shotgun sequence DNA contains the following:
- the TMEM50B gene encoding transmembrane protein 50B encodes MAGFLDNFRWPECECIDWSERRNAIASIVAGVLFFTGWWIMIDAAVVYPKPEQMNHAFHTCGVFSTLAFFMINAVSNAQVRGDSYSDGCLGRTGARIWLFIGFMLMFGSLIASMWILFGAYVTQNTNVYPGLAVFFQNALIFFSTLIYKFGRTEELWG; translated from the exons ATGGCAGGATTCCTAGACAACTTCAGGTGGCCAGAATGTGAGTGTATTGACTGgagtgaaagaagaaatgccaTCGCTTCAATCGTTGCAGGTGTATTG tttttCACAGGTTGGTGGATAATGATAGATGCTGCAGTAGTTTACCCTAAGCCAGAACAAATGAACCATGCGTTCCATACCTGTGGGGTGTTTTCAACACTAGCTTTTTTCAT GATAAATGCTGTATCAAATGCACAGGTGAGAGGAGACAGCTACAGTGACGGATGTTTAGGAAGAACAG GTGCTCGTATCTGGCTCTTCATTGGCTTTATGTTGATGTTCGGTTCACTTATTGCTTCAATGTGGATTCTTTTTGGAGCGTACGTTACACAGA ACACTAATGTTTACCCTGGATTAGCAgtgtttttccaaaatgcatTGATATTTTTCAG taCTCTGATCTACAAGtttggaagaacagaagagTTATGGGGATGA